A genomic segment from Eisenibacter elegans DSM 3317 encodes:
- a CDS encoding type II restriction enzyme: protein MNHKPWQSIFDTYNIHKHDFSKSPFVLTAEQIKKATAHFTNTTEREVRVLCKQDTRESRPQIFVDNNLFILPIKNGIYTIL from the coding sequence ATGAACCACAAACCTTGGCAATCAATTTTTGATACATACAACATTCACAAACACGATTTTTCAAAAAGTCCGTTTGTTTTGACAGCCGAACAAATCAAAAAAGCAACTGCACATTTCACAAACACTACTGAAAGAGAAGTTCGTGTTTTGTGCAAACAAGATACAAGAGAAAGCAGACCGCAGATTTTTGTGGATAATAATTTGTTTATTTTGCCTATTAAAAACGGAATTTACACCATTTTATAG
- a CDS encoding DUF6997 domain-containing protein: protein MDIPEITTEASIYKSKLDFELETSQIGNSEMQHLDFAYASSLVRSFLEDESLVLTIRGRKYTPKFEFYAGQHKQLIATESVQTEVDAGYEGRNQIVLIEAKNSATKNTIIRQLYYPFRQWQIHTKKKVNILFFEKRKDIYSLWEFGFADENNYNSIELLKSAKFEIQDK from the coding sequence ATTGATATTCCCGAAATTACCACTGAAGCAAGTATTTACAAGTCCAAACTTGATTTTGAGTTAGAAACTTCGCAAATCGGGAACTCTGAAATGCAGCATTTAGATTTTGCGTATGCGTCAAGTTTGGTGCGTAGTTTTTTGGAAGATGAAAGTTTGGTTTTGACTATTCGGGGCAGAAAATACACGCCAAAGTTTGAGTTTTATGCAGGACAGCATAAGCAACTTATCGCAACTGAAAGTGTACAAACGGAAGTAGATGCAGGTTATGAAGGCAGAAATCAAATCGTACTGATAGAAGCCAAAAATTCTGCAACTAAAAACACGATAATCAGACAGTTGTATTATCCGTTTCGTCAGTGGCAAATTCATACCAAGAAAAAAGTAAACATACTTTTCTTTGAGAAACGAAAAGATATTTATTCACTTTGGGAGTTTGGTTTTGCAGACGAAAATAACTACAACAGCATAGAACTCTTGAAAAGTGCGAAATTTGAGATACAGGACAAATAA